ATGCAAAGCATCGCGAGGTTCAGTAGCGGGAACGGCCAGACGTTCAATCAATAGGCCGGCAAGGGCCTCTGCCTCGCTAGATTGATCTAACAGCGGAATTTCACGAATGACTTCGAGTCGCTCAGCGGCTGCCTCAGGATCACCGTCAGCACATTCGTCAAGCGTAAGTTGGGACACAAAAACGCGGTAGCGGTTCGGTGCGTCAGTCCACCAGTCGCGAGTCAATTGCTGGCGGTCAGAAACAGAGGGCTTTGGATGAAGCCATCCGGCGAGAACGAAGGCGAAGATTCGAGTTCTATTGATTCTGTCATTCGAGTGAGCTTGGCCCTGCTGAACGCGTACAACCAGAGATCGCCATTGGCGTCAGAGAACACTATCGTTTCGCCATCGGGAGACGCGTCGAATGAAACGTTGCCGTGTTCGATCGTATTTAACGCCAATGGGCAACCTACAGAGGCCGCTAAGACGAGAAGCAAGGGGATCGGGAAGAAGTGTCGCATTGGGCAACTATCCTTAT
This window of the Novipirellula artificiosorum genome carries:
- a CDS encoding type II toxin-antitoxin system VapC family toxin, with product MSQLTLDECADGDPEAAAERLEVIREIPLLDQSSEAEALAGLLIERLAVPATEPRDALHIATAAVHGVQFIVTWNFKHILNPHLQGKIGDTCREAGYVPPVICTPEQLRLTEDDS